Within the Pseudomonas guangdongensis genome, the region CGCGGGGCCACGTCCTTGTCGAGGCCGGTGAAGCGCAGCAGGGTTCGGCCTTCGGCGTCGACGGTGTCGAACACCGGCTTGAGGCGCATGCCGACCTTGATCTCGTCCTCGGCAAGGCCGACCAGGGTGGTGTTGATCCGCACGCCCTCGTCCAGCTCGACCACGGCGAGCTTCTGCGGCGCCTCGTCGGCGAAGTCCGGCAGGGTCGGGATGCGCGCCACGGTGAAGCTGTACAGCGTGCCGCTGCCGGAAACATCCTGCCATTTCAGGTCGTGGGAGTAGCAGCGGTCGCAGTGGCGGCGCGGGTAGAAGACCCAGTGGCCGCAGGCCTGGCACTGCGGGATGGTCAGGCGCTGCTCCTTGAGGCCAGCCCAGAACGGCGCCGAGATTTCCGTCGGCACGGGCATCGGTTTGTTGGTCGACATCTCGCTCATGCTCCCTGAAGAATCAGTGCGCCCTGCTCGCTCATCACGCCGCCGGTACCGGAGACGTAGACGTTGTCGCAGCGGGTGAGCTGGCGGTCGCCGGCGCGGCCGGCGATCTGGTGGAAGGCCTCGATGACCTGCGACATGCCGCCGGCCGAGCCGGCCTGGCCGAAGCTAAGCTGGCCGCCGTGGGTGTTCATCGGGAAGTCGCCGCGCCAGGTCAGGTCGTGCTCGCGGACGAAGCGCATGCCCTCGCCCTTGGGCGCGAAGCCGGCGTCTTCCAGGGTCAGCAGCACGGTGATGGTGTAACAGTCGTAGATCTGCGCCGCGTGCATGTCGGCGGGCTTGAGGCCGGCCATGGCGAAGGCGCGGTCCGAGGCCGGGCCGACCGGGGTGCGGGTCATGTCGCTCGCGTAGGACGGCGACTTGAACTCCAGGTGCTCGCCGAAGCCGGTGACCACCGCGCCGCGGTTGCGCGCGCGGGCGGCGACTTCCTTGGAAGCGACGATCAACGCCGCGCCGCCGGCGACCGGCATGACGATCTCCAGCACATGCAACGGGTCGGCGACCTTCTTGCTGGCCAGCACCTGTTCCACGGTGAGCGGCTGGCCGTAGAACATGGCATCGGGGTTGAACTGGGCGTTGAAGCGCTGATCGACGGCGATCTTGGCCATCGCTTCGGCGTCGTAGCCGTACTGGGCGGCATAGCGCTGGGCGATCATCGCGTAGCCGGTGTTCTGGCCCATGTGCCCGTAAGGCAGGTCGAACTCCGCCTCGGGCGCGCCGAAGGCGGTGCTGTGGCCGCCGAAGCGCATGGCGCGGGCCATCCAGCTCGGGTCCTCGTCGGGGCCGAAGGGAGCCATGCGCGCCGGCAGCACGCAGAGCACCGCCTGGCACAGACCCAGTTCGATGGCGGCGGCAGCGCGCCAGACCATGCCCACCGAGGTGCAGCCGCCCAGATCGACGACTTCGGCGAAGTTGAGCTTCATGCCCAGGTATTCGGCGGCCATCGCCGGGACGAACACCGAGGCCTCGTGGAACTGCGGGCCGTTGATCACCAGACCGTCGAGGTCCGAGGCCTGCAGGCCGGCGTCGGCCAGGGCGCGCGCGGCGAGGTCGGCCACCTGTTCCAGATGGAACATGCGCGGCGCGCTGGCGTACTTCTCCGGTTTGTACTGGGCCGCTCCGACGATGGCGGCGTTGCCTTTGAGTCCCATGGTTGTCTCCACTGGTGCGGGGCGCTCGATGAGCCGTGACATGCGGCCACTATGGCGCGCATGTCGACGGCTCGAATCGTTCAAACCGAGTAGGCCGCACGGAGGAGCCCGCAGGCTCCGCCGTGCCGCGCCTCAGAACGAGTACTTGGCGGACAGGGTGGCGTAGTCGCGGTCGGCCAGCTGGCGGCGGATCGGGTCGGCCTCGCCGAGGAAGGCGTTGTAGGCCAGCGCCACTTCCAGGTTGCCCATGTACTTGAAGGTGGTGCCGACGGTCAGGCGCTTGTCGCCCTGGGCGCCGGAGATGGTGCCGGACATCGGCGTGGCGCCCTCGACCACATGGGAGAAGCGCACCGGCACGTCCAGGTCCCAGCCGGTGAACACGCCCGGGTAGTTGAACACGCCGACCAGCGAGTAGGCGGTGGCCGTCTTGCTCTTCCACGCCGTGGCGGTCTTGAAGCTGTAGTCGTCGGCGCCGTTGAGCGTCTCCACGTCGTCGACCCGCTGGTGCACCACCTCGCCCATGAAGGTGGTCTGG harbors:
- a CDS encoding thiolase family protein, with amino-acid sequence MGLKGNAAIVGAAQYKPEKYASAPRMFHLEQVADLAARALADAGLQASDLDGLVINGPQFHEASVFVPAMAAEYLGMKLNFAEVVDLGGCTSVGMVWRAAAAIELGLCQAVLCVLPARMAPFGPDEDPSWMARAMRFGGHSTAFGAPEAEFDLPYGHMGQNTGYAMIAQRYAAQYGYDAEAMAKIAVDQRFNAQFNPDAMFYGQPLTVEQVLASKKVADPLHVLEIVMPVAGGAALIVASKEVAARARNRGAVVTGFGEHLEFKSPSYASDMTRTPVGPASDRAFAMAGLKPADMHAAQIYDCYTITVLLTLEDAGFAPKGEGMRFVREHDLTWRGDFPMNTHGGQLSFGQAGSAGGMSQVIEAFHQIAGRAGDRQLTRCDNVYVSGTGGVMSEQGALILQGA